A stretch of DNA from Fundulus heteroclitus isolate FHET01 chromosome 22, MU-UCD_Fhet_4.1, whole genome shotgun sequence:
GTAGAGTGCAATAGAGTTCACAGTGTTCCCATAAAGTGACTAGTTTTTTTATGGATGGGATTATGACGTGTGGAATGAAGCTGTTGTGAAATCTGGTTGAATCTGCATTGGAAGCTGCTGAACCTCTTGCCAGTGGGCAGCAGGGTGAACAGTCCATGATGGGTGTGTGAGGGGTCTTTTATGGTTGTCTGAGCCCCGGTCAGGCAGTGTCTGTAAGCCGAgtcatggatggagggaagttCTGTCCAGATGATTATCTCGGCTGTCGCCACATCCAGTCTAAAGGCTTTGCAGATCCTGAACTAAATAGATATGCAGGTGGTCAGTACGCTCTCTATACATGGTTCTGTCATTATTCAGTTTTTCCTACTGACGCTGAATGAGACATCACACACGGAGGCAGAGAGATGATtcaagagttttattgaaagtaAGGAATGGGGGAAACCGGGGAGACAGGGAGGGCTCTGGTCGTGGACTGaaagtagaaaataaaacagaattagCCACCAAAAGCAGAGTGGCTTGGGTTGGCTTACAGTGGGGGGTTTGTGTTTAGGTCCAACAAGGTATGAGTCAGTGCACAGTACGTTGATTAGCAGTCTGCATGGTGGTTCATGTTTCGTCTTTCTGGTGGACCCTGTTGATGGCAAGCAGTATTCCCAAGTCAGACCCCTCAATTTTCAGCACTCAACTCTGTTTATagtccttcttttttttttgggggggggggggggggggggttgtagtGAAAACTGTTCATTGCCGAACCGTTAGCATGGTCGGAGCTTCCTTTCACCAAACATGGAATAACCATTGCaagcattgtaaaaaaaaaatttaaatagatACACCTCGGTAATCAAGTTTACTCAGCAGTTTCTAAAGCGATTCTACCTACCAACAAACCTCTGCTAGAATCTGGCAACACTGAGAGCAGACAGACTGACACGGGCTGGAAACAGGTCCGCAAGTAGGCAGACAGAGGGCTAGGCAGGATTCTTGGTCAGGAAAACAGCCTGGGTCTATAAAAGCCTATGTCCATAAAAGTAGAACTAGATGAAGTGTCTGACAAGAGCAAGGCCAGAAAGAGGAATCCAGGAAATGAAGAACCTGGCCAGGAACTCTGCAAGATGGGCAAGGATTGCTGGACATTTACGCAAACAGAGCTTTAAAAAATCTGGCAATAGTTATCTCTAAAGCCTCCATATAAAGAGGCAAGAACCTTTACAGGCAGATAAGCTGATTGCAACTCAGCATAAGACATCATAGGTGTCTGGAATTCATCTTAATTAAAGCGGAGCAGAGGAGAGTGAGGAATAGTGCAGACAGCCGGGTCAGAAACATGACAGGTGTAAAGCAAATATGGATTGTGGGAGGAAACTGGAGAACCTGGAGAAAACCCTGACTGCATAGACAGGACATGCAAACTCCAGGAAGAAAGACCCTCTACCAGGACCtctttgctgcaaggcaacagtgctaccgaCTGCCCCCAAATGGGTCAAAGGGGGCAAAAAGGCCAACATAGAAATGCACAAGCAGCCATACATGTACACATCTGCACCTGACGTGttgatttaaagagacaaattaacctgacagtcatgtttttgaactgtgggTATATAATGTGGGCATACATACATTATAGGCTTTATTGCATTTCAAAATATTAGATAATTGTCTGGTATTACATAACTACTCACTATAAAATCATTGCCAGACGCtgttgtctgttttcttttggaTTAAGGAATCGGTTtatcctcttcttcttcttctttttttagtcTGCTTtgaatttctatttatttattttactttggatGCGAAGATGTTTTCATTGTTGTAGGTTTTTTTACAGCCTTTAACCAGAAAGGGCCCTCCAGGGCAATAACCGCTCCTGCGCGTCACTTCAATTCCCCCATTCTGATTGGTGGGTTAATACCACATGAATAACGTCACGCCGTGTTCGCTCTCTGCACACCTCAGAAGACATCATGACGAACGCGTTATGGAAAAGCCTTTACTTCGCCACCATAACCGGGTTGTCCTGGTGTAGCTGCTGCTACGACGCGGGTCCGGGGGAGAACCCGAACATACCGGCCATCGCCCAGTACTTCAGCACGAAAGGACGCTACGAGGAAGTGAACCCTTATCTGATAAACGACATACTCGCTGTGAACAGCTCGGCGCTGCAGCCTCCGTCTCCGCAATGTCGCCAGATCCACCTGACGGCCATCGTAAGACACGGGACGCGATACCCGACGGCCAAAAACGTGAAGAAGATGCAGGACGTGCACAGGGTGGTCCGGAACAGCACCGGCGGCCGGGACAGCTGGCTGCGGGAGATCCGCGACTGGAGGATGTGGTACACGGAGGACATGGACGGCCGCCTGGTCCGCAAGGGGGTGGACGACCTGAGGCACCTGGCCGTCCGGCTCTCCAAGCTCTTCCCCTCCCTGGTTGCGGAGGAGAAGCTTCGGGGTGGACGCATCAAGTTCATAACCAGCTCCAAGCACAGATGCGTGAACAGCACGCTGTCGTTCATCGCGGGGCTGACCGAGGCGTGGGCCATCAGAGGTAAtgcaattaaattcagttttatttatacagcgcccaTTCATGAAAcgcgtcatctcaaggcgctttcCAAAGTCTAATtcgatcagattatacagattgggtcagattatacagattggtcaaaaaaaatctccctatctaaggaaaccctagttgattgcatcaagtcttgacaagcagcattcactcctcctgaaggagcgtagagccacagggagagtcgtctgcatcgtcaatggctttgcagcaatctctcataccaAGCAAGCAccaagcgacagtggagaggaaaactcccctttaacgggaaggaaatacctccagcagaaccaggctcggtgtgaacggtcatctgcctcgacccaccgGGTACCGCCGCCATAACGATGCGACAGCAGTTGTTCCTGCAGGACCAGCGTGACAGCTGTGCCTATGTGCTTTTCTTCCGTGCAGATATGGAGGTGGAGCACGCAGTGAACGACGCGCTCATGAGGTTCTTCGACAAGTGCACCAAGTTCCTGGAGGAGGTCGATAAGAACCCTTCAGCTCTGATCGAGGCGGACAAGTTCAAGCGGGGGCCAGAGATGAAGAGGGTCCAGGAGAAGCTGGCTGACCGTCTGGACGTCCCGTATCATCTCATCACGTATGGTCAGTAGCAGAAGATCCCAGGCAAACATAAGGGGATGGCCATCTTATCTTGCTCTAATCTGGGCAGTGAGCCTGCCGCTGTGCTGCTCCATTACCTTGACCCCTCCAGttgtttttgtgaaatgttaaggacacattttgaaatcaattaaagctaaaaaaaattatagtttgGAATTACAATTTGCGAGATCTGTTCTCTTTAACTTGCTGCGGAAGCAGCCTTGCTGAAAAGCCAGGTTCGTGATTTATAAATGCATTATTATCACAAATGTCTCAGGAGTTGTTTGACAGCAATGTCTTTCTAATCGTCAATGTACCAACAGCTCTGACACATAGTACATAAAGAGCTAGTTTACCCTAGATCGGCTCTGACTGGAGATCAGCAAATAAAACACTGAGGAATTGGATTAGTTCAAATATAATAATCTCTGAAAAATTAACTCTCATCGTTTAATGTCTCTAAACGAATCAAGTACCAGCAGGTCCTGttattcacttttatttaagCTGAGAAAAAGATTTGAGACCTATGTTTTGATGGACAAAAGTTGATTGTAATCTTGTTAACTACAAGGTCTATCAATAACtctttcattattattattattattattattattattattattattattattattattattattattattattattcatgttttattccTCTTGGAATCTGCAGGTTGGACCTCAAAGTAAAGAGGAAATCATTATCAAAGACAATCCTAACTGGTGGATTTCTATCTTTTAGACATGAGTACCTTTTCAACATAATATATATCCATACACAGTGATAGATAGCAGCAAAATGCATCTCGTCATATATCTTTCTGAcattaaatataatgtaaaatcTAGTTATACCTTAGTGATGCATTGAAGGAACCAAAGACTACATGTGGCACATATTTATAATGATAAATGTTTATCAATTCAACAAAATGTTATGTTCAGCGAAACTCACATGGACCTCACTTCAGCTTTTTAGGTCAAATTAATATAGTCAAGAATCTTACTTTGAGTATTAACCTAACAATAATAATCCAAGACAGAGCAGAGTGTGATATACATCACATAACTGACTTTTTGAGAATTTCCTCAGAAATGTCTCCATTTGGCACATATTACTGCGAATTTCATTAAAAGGGCTTCtaaatttgcatttaatttatatacttagacttagacaaactttattgtcattttgtagagTGCGTacaaaacgaaattttgttgcatacagcttacgacaatgtaatgagattgcaactgaaataaaataacattacaatataatgTGCAGCGGTGATAAGGATGTACCAGTGCAGaggagaaaaccttttttttaaagtgtgcagaagaatgttccacTATTTTtatagtgcaaaaataatggtgcaaaaaaggcattaatttgaaacGTCCagtgttggcagtgcaaaataataatagtgCAAAAAGcagtaaacgttcagttgtgtacctttaaatttaaatggattgtaaaagttcagcaacgttTGCAGTGCAACATAATGATGTGGaatggccataaagttcagttctggGCATGTGTGAttcagagtccagtttagagttcaacagtctgatagCAGCGAGGAAAAGGCTGTTGCTGAAcagacctgcagcggatgctgcgaaGCCGCTACATATACGCTATGTAAATGAAGGTAACACTTGTAATTGACTATATTTTCCGTGTCTTAGAGCACAACACAGTTGCATCATTCCCATTGAGAACTGCATCACTGGCCAAGATTGCACAACCAAGAAATTTGGAATTTGGTTTGAGCGCTCACAGCTTATAGAGATGTTAGCTGACCCCAGACCTGttcaagtcctggatggaggggaTGTCAGCCCTGAcaatcctctctgcagacctcatTGTTTGTTGGAGCTTGGAACTGTCCTGTTTTGTAGAGtagccaaaccacacagtgatggacgaACAAAGGACAGACTGAATAATGGCCgtgtagaagatgaccagctTTACTTTTTAGGCTGCAGGAAGTGCAGTCCTTGGTGAATCAGTGTTCTTGTCTGAGGGCCATCTCAGGTTCTGAGGTGGAAAGGGTGGTCCCTAAGAAGCGATCCCCAGCAGACACAGTGTTTCTGTGGATGGTGAGGGTGGGGAGTGTGGGGGCTGTTCTCCCGAAGTTCGCTGTTGCTTCCACTGTCTTGAGCGGGTTAAGCTCCTGGTGGTTCCGACTGCTCTACTTCCTGTCTGCATTGATCTTGTAAAGTGCCCAGAGATGACATTtgcataaatacatttaattgaaCCGAATATGAAAtagaatattttacatgttgtcAGTTACCACTCAGATTTCATATCTTACATTTACAGCATAATCAGAAAGTTACCCACTGAATTTTACTGTGCATGACCTAAACAGTAGGTGGTGCTGTTTTCTCACATAAGGTTTCCTGGCCCTAATCGTCTCACACCCATTTTCTCCAGGAAGGTACAGTAAATCCctgtttttgtataaaaaaaataaaaaaatgtgggtAGATGTTTAAAGATCAAACCAGCAGCATCAATgttgtatgtatgcatgtatgcatgCACATATGTGTGCATGCatacatgtatgtatacatGCATGTATACATGCATGTATACATACctgtatgtgcatgtatgtatgtacatgtACATGTATGTAAGCTTTGCAAAATTCTTCAGGAAAGGATTCTGAATTTTCAGCAATGGATGTTTTTACCGCCGAGATGCGACATGATGCATGTTGTGAAGCACGTtcattaaaattgtattttttcctgCAGATCTGGTGGAAGCTGCTTTCTACCTGTGTGCTTATGAGTTTGCCATCAAGACGGTGAATTCGCCGTGGTGTCGGCTCTTTGACCAGAAGGATGCACAGGTAGAGTCTCACATGCATGCCTCCAAAGTGCTGGTGATACAGTTGGCGAGATTTTAATAAGATCCAGTCAGATTCAGGTGGTATGTCCATTAAATGCTGAGCGTGCAGTGCCAAAAACGTTTAGAAATGTCACCTGGatttatctaatttttttttatcataaccGATAAGCAACTATAATTaggtatttatatttttccagCCAAAGGGATATGGGTTGTATGCATCATAAAAACACATGGCCAACATCCtctgaaagaaaaatctaaaaaaccGCTCTGCACAATAGGCCTTGATAGTATCATAATCAATGCACAGAGTTTcagcaaagaaaaaagtttttttcttctttacccTCTTAACAATAAACTAAGCGAGCaatatttcaattaaacaaatatgTCTTTGTTTGAAAGGGATGTGCATGTCATAGTACATCCTaaaattatacacacacacacacacacacacacatacatacacacgttATTAGATATTGGCACATTACCTTCGGCTCTGCTACAAGGGCATTACATTAGTTCTTTCTATGCCATCACTGTCTTATCATGACACGTTTCATTCTCAGATGAAAAGGCATTCTCTGATTTCTCACAGTGATAcgtcttttaaaaatgtcccgGCCACATGTAACTGCCTGCGTCTGTTCTTACAAGCAGGCCCGTAATGCTCGGTTAGACTTGCACAATCTCCCCATCTCAAACCGGGAAGGTTGCCCTGTACACGTGTGTCCCaatttaattttctctttttcttaaaTCTGGTTTAACAGGTTATGGAGTTCGCACTCGATCTGAAGCAGTTTTGGAAAAGAGCCTATGGACACGACATCAACAGCAAATCGAGCTGCATTCTGTTCCACGACGTGTTCAGCCGTCTGGACAAAGCCGTCACTGAGCACAAGTGAGTGAAGGCTAATTTTGGCCTACATTGTCAACTGATTTCATGTTTAGAggtgaaataaattatttagtttATAAAGACTTTAGATTTCTAATCCTTTGGCTTAGAGTCCCTAAATCCATTTGTTTCCACTTTGGCTTAAAACCTGCTTAGGACGGTGGTTCCAGCATTGGAGTGGCCCTTGGAACAATCCTTGGGATTTAATAAGAGGGAGTTCATTTGGTCTCCTTTCTCTTGCCATGTCTTTATCGTCCGGGCCAAATGATCGTAGGCGTGGGAGGGTTGATGGACTTTGGATATAGTGCCCTCACAACAGCCCTACGTTTAAACATCAACCTGGTTATGAACAAACTAGGACTTTTACTGAAGTCCCCTAACAGGAACGCGAAGTCCAGCAAGACGGCTGGGTACACCCAAGTCTCGCTGGACTCATAAGGGGAAAAATGCTGTCAGACCCTTTTCTCCAAGCTGAGGGCGTTGGGAAACCACCCTTTTCTCCAGCTGGGACATCTTAATCACTTTGATCCCACAGCGAGGGCGTGTTCTCTCTGAAATAAACGTGTTTCCAAATTTGTTTGTAATGAGATAGATTGTGATGTAATAAGGAGAGCAGAAATTaccagtttttctttctttcattacaACGAGattgctgtttttgttgttgcttattttgtttacatttgagCCAACAGATGATGGAAAAACTGCCACACATACAGGGCCCTGTGTTCACAACTCCTGAATACATACATTTCAAATATGTTAGTTGAATTTGTgggacagagcaacacaaagtaatgcatagCTGTAAGGAAAGTGATGCTCAATTCAAAAATAACAagaaagatctaaaaaaaaatgtatttaagttcAACCCCCCTGACATAATAACCACCGTTTGCTGCAAATACCACTGTGTGCACTTTTGGGTCTTTCTAGCAGTTTTGTATGACTAAAGAAGGAATTTTCCCCCATTTTTTCTTGCATCCCTGCAGCCTGATGCTGCCGACACTTTGATCTCTGTGGAGATGCTGTGCTTGGGGTGAGGTGCAAGCTCTGTGTTTGTTTCAGCTGAACAGAGCACCGTCCTCAAATTGCTTAGTATGCCTTGgcttgtggagcataggaactaaatgctgcttctccgtgtttggttctggttctcggtatgcagagtagactggagccagatgacctgagtggtctgtagggttgatacactgataacaagtctgtgatgtattttggtgctaagccatttagggatttatagactattTCTAAacgagtattttaaagtctattctctgagatacagggagccagtgtaaggactttagaactggggtgatgtgctctactttcttagtattagtgaggatgcaggcagcagcgttctggatcagctgcagctgtctgatccactttttaggcagacctgtgaaaacaccgttgcagtaatcaattctactaaaaataaacgcatggattagtttttccagatcctgctgagacatcagtcctttaatcctggaaatgttcctcaggtgataaaaagccgaccttgtaattttctttagctgcttttggaggttcagctctgagtccatcactactcgcagatttcgggcctgatcagtggtttttagctgaagcgactgaagctgtgtgctaacttttgatctctcctctattggtccaaaaattattacttcagttttgtttttattcaattgaagaaatttTTGGCACGTCAGTGCATTGATTTCTTGTAATCATTTATTCAGCGTTTGCATGGGTTCTctgtcacctggtgacatggtgatgtaaagctgtgtgtcatctgcgtagttatggtagctgatgctgttgttttttatgatctgagccagagggagcatgtagatgttGAACAGGAGGGGagccaggatggacccttgggtaATCCCACATGTTATTTTTGTCATCTGGGATTTAAAGTTACCTACTTACACAAAAAAGTCCccgtcctttaagtaggatttaaaccagttttgtaccagaaaggccgacctaCTTTTCAAGGCTCTCTAAGAGAATGATCAATGGtgtcgaatgctgcactgaggtccaatagtaccagcacggtggttcttccacagtctgcatttatttGGATGTCATTAAGCACCTTGACAAGGGAGGTCtttgtactgtggtgagcacggaaacctgactagaaaacgtcaaagcggttGGTCTTTGTTAGGAAGGTGTTTACTTgttaaaaaacagctttttcaatgatATTACTggtaaaggggaggtttgagaggggcctgtagttctgcagaagtaATTTGTCTAAACTGTTCTTTTTCAggagtggtttgataattgctttccaaaaaaagtaaaaaacaaaacaactggacttgtttttcgtagttgaagacatttgaaggaagccatctacgtcaagagagagaaaacaatcttaaacagaggagcaggccttaggttccaactctcaaaaacttacaatacagctataggattaatcccggccaatcatcacctcaattctcaccctcattcgggtgatcaatacatcgttcctttaaaccaggccaataacaaccctaacaactccttgttacagaggagtggaccagtttcggttcaatctgctggcttaatgactttaacga
This window harbors:
- the minpp1a gene encoding multiple inositol polyphosphate phosphatase 1a produces the protein MTNALWKSLYFATITGLSWCSCCYDAGPGENPNIPAIAQYFSTKGRYEEVNPYLINDILAVNSSALQPPSPQCRQIHLTAIVRHGTRYPTAKNVKKMQDVHRVVRNSTGGRDSWLREIRDWRMWYTEDMDGRLVRKGVDDLRHLAVRLSKLFPSLVAEEKLRGGRIKFITSSKHRCVNSTLSFIAGLTEAWAIRDMEVEHAVNDALMRFFDKCTKFLEEVDKNPSALIEADKFKRGPEMKRVQEKLADRLDVPYHLITYDLVEAAFYLCAYEFAIKTVNSPWCRLFDQKDAQVMEFALDLKQFWKRAYGHDINSKSSCILFHDVFSRLDKAVTEHNSGREVTEAVTVQVGHAETLLPLLTLLGFFKDSRPLTSANYATQTHRSFRTSRMIPYAANFLLVLYDCGGEDIRLQPLVNEQPIAFPGLMDQGESMPLYEDVKRQYQELLQGCDFETVCELFKTPTEG